A section of the Phaseolus vulgaris cultivar G19833 chromosome 8, P. vulgaris v2.0, whole genome shotgun sequence genome encodes:
- the LOC137827135 gene encoding syntaxin-31: protein MASSYRDRTSEFRLLSETLKKIGGGTSPSRQPETAPSTSQDSYSRSEFNRKASRIGLGIHETSQKVARLAQLARKSSMFNDPAVEIQELTALIKNEITALNSALSDLQTIQNMDMADGSYSQDRIVHSTAVCDDLKSKLMGATKHLQDVLTARTENIKAHESRKQIFSKNASRENPFQHQPKPATEPPPWSNSLNAYENLQQESALPSNGAPVSNQLRRRLAVDNTPSQQMEMSMVQQVVPRQENYTQSRSTALHNVESTITELSGIFSHLATMVAHQGELAIRIDDNMDESLANVEGAHSSLLRHLNRISSNRWLLIKIFAVLILFLLIFIFFVA from the exons ATGGCTTCCTCTTACCGTGACCGCACGTCGGAGTTCCGGTTACTGTCGGAGACTCTCAAGAAGATCGGAGGAGGGACCTCACCTTCGCGTCAACCCGAGACTGCTCCTTCCACCTCTCAGGATTCCTATTCAAGATCCGAATTCAACCGAAAGGCCTCACGAATCGGGTTGGGGATCCACGAAACCTCGCAGAAGGTGGCGAGGCTCGCGCAGCTGGCGAGGAAATCGTCCATGTTCAACGATCCGGCTGTGGAGATTCAGGAGCTGACTGCGCTGATTAAGAACGAGATCACGGCACTGAATTCGGCTCTCTCCGATTTGCAAACCATTCAGAACATGGACATGGCTGACGGAAGTTACTCGCAGGATAGGATTGTGCATTCAACCGCGGTTTGTGATGACTTGAAGAGCAAACTCATGGGAGCCACGAAGCATCTTCAAGATGTCTTAACTGCTAGGACAGAG AATATCAAGGCTCACGAGAGCAGGAAGCAGATTTTTTCCAAGAATGCATCAAGGGAGAACCCTTTCCAGCATCAACCAAAGCCGGCTACTGAGCCGCCACCTTGGTCAAATTCATTGAATGCATATGAGAATCTGCAACAAGAATCGGC ATTACCATCAAATGGAGCTCCTGTTAGCAATCAACTAAG ACGAAGGTTGGCTGTGGACAACACTCCATCTCAGCAAATGGAAATGTCTATGGTGCAGCAGGTTGTTCCTCGGCaagaaaactatactcaaaGTAGATCAACTGCTCTGCACAATGTGGAATCTACCATCACAGAACTTAGTGGGATTTTCTCGCATTTGGCAACAATGGTTGCTCATCAAGGGGAGCTTGCTATCAG GATTGATGACAACATGGATGAGTCATTGGCAAATGTTGAAGGAGCTCACAGTTCCTTATTGAGGCATCTCAACCGAATATCATCAAATAGGTGGCTTCTAATAAAGATATTTGCCGTTCTGATACTTTTCCTCCTGATCTTCATATTCTTTGTGGCGTAA